The Thiohalomonas denitrificans genome contains a region encoding:
- a CDS encoding tetratricopeptide repeat protein, translating into MPIDTASMSTIESSEPGRANTGSTEHHEDIDALGKEQGLDASELASLVACARASGATRQQLPGVLRQACSRLDNLRSHAFRDLAGELPAGETAAAVALARQALQAGPSFSLEAAEQAFGEALAHCLQDSAATPGRVASIAAGQAEVAAAAQLHRKAAELYAKVAKVPGLDAAMQWQFEYGRAAVLDELGREYGEDEALQEAVELYENSVLPLAPRSERPADWSATQHALGNALGILGQRGRGIRLLERSVEAFENALGERSREQTPMEWAASRHGLANALGLLAQRQQDLDMLELAVSEFERAIEARDRERTPWDWAMTQYHLGTALLTLGQLKHDSAIVARSVAAYQQALTEWTRERAPLDWARTENSLASALRVRGEQDGDPRALEQAVSAYRSALTLLTREQWPAEWALIQNNLGAALHKLGEQENDTSFLGEAVTAYENALQELSREGKPLAWAMTCANLGSARRGLAERTRDIEISLQAVADFEAVAEVFHDASHPRYYHLAKEQLAHARKLTAELVGGDDRVTSRLDSSGIDRR; encoded by the coding sequence ATGCCCATTGATACAGCTTCCATGTCAACGATCGAGTCAAGCGAGCCCGGTCGTGCAAACACCGGCTCGACAGAGCATCACGAGGATATCGACGCCCTTGGGAAAGAGCAGGGTCTCGATGCCTCCGAGCTGGCTTCTCTTGTTGCTTGCGCCCGGGCCAGTGGCGCAACGCGCCAGCAACTGCCCGGCGTGCTGCGACAAGCGTGTTCCCGCCTCGACAACCTCCGTTCCCACGCCTTTCGCGATCTGGCAGGAGAGCTCCCGGCCGGTGAAACCGCCGCTGCGGTAGCGCTTGCCCGGCAGGCACTGCAGGCCGGCCCGTCGTTCTCGCTGGAAGCGGCCGAGCAGGCATTCGGCGAAGCCCTTGCGCACTGCCTGCAGGACAGTGCCGCAACACCCGGAAGGGTTGCGTCCATCGCCGCCGGGCAGGCAGAAGTGGCCGCGGCAGCGCAGCTTCATCGCAAGGCCGCTGAGCTCTACGCCAAAGTGGCGAAGGTGCCGGGCCTCGACGCGGCGATGCAGTGGCAGTTCGAATATGGGCGGGCCGCGGTGCTGGATGAGTTGGGCCGGGAATATGGCGAAGACGAGGCCCTGCAAGAAGCGGTCGAACTCTACGAGAACAGCGTGCTGCCGCTGGCCCCCCGATCCGAACGGCCGGCCGACTGGTCGGCCACACAACATGCGCTCGGCAATGCGCTCGGTATCCTGGGCCAGCGCGGGCGAGGAATCCGTCTGTTGGAGCGGTCCGTGGAGGCGTTCGAGAATGCCCTGGGTGAACGCAGTCGTGAGCAGACACCGATGGAGTGGGCCGCAAGCCGGCACGGTCTTGCCAATGCACTCGGCCTCCTTGCCCAGCGCCAACAGGACCTCGACATGCTGGAGCTCGCGGTCTCGGAATTCGAGCGTGCGATCGAGGCGCGCGATCGGGAACGAACCCCCTGGGACTGGGCAATGACCCAGTACCATCTGGGCACGGCCCTGTTGACCCTGGGCCAGCTCAAGCACGACAGCGCCATCGTGGCGCGCTCCGTCGCCGCCTATCAGCAGGCGCTGACCGAATGGACCCGGGAACGGGCGCCGCTCGATTGGGCCAGGACCGAGAACAGCCTGGCGTCCGCGTTACGGGTGCGTGGCGAGCAGGACGGCGACCCGCGGGCACTGGAACAGGCAGTCTCCGCCTACCGCAGCGCGCTGACGCTGTTGACCCGCGAGCAGTGGCCTGCGGAGTGGGCCCTGATCCAGAACAACCTGGGCGCCGCACTCCACAAACTCGGCGAGCAAGAAAATGACACCAGCTTTCTGGGCGAAGCGGTCACCGCCTACGAAAATGCGCTGCAGGAGTTGTCCCGCGAGGGCAAACCCCTCGCCTGGGCCATGACCTGCGCAAACCTGGGCAGTGCGCGCCGGGGCCTGGCCGAGCGGACACGGGACATCGAGATATCTCTCCAGGCGGTTGCCGATTTTGAGGCCGTTGCCGAGGTTTTCCATGACGCCAGCCATCCCCGGTACTATCACCTTGCGAAGGAGCAGCTGGCCCATGCCCGCAAGCTGACCGCGGAGCTGGTGGGAGGTGATGACCGTGTCACCTCCCGCCTCGACTCTTCTGGCATTGACCGCCGATAG
- the aprA gene encoding adenylyl-sulfate reductase subunit alpha, which translates to MGFNTVFEECDILVVGGGMGGTGAAYEARYWGRDLKIVVAEKANIDRSGAVAQGLYAINCYMGMRWGENQPEDHVRYARNDLMGMVREDLAYDMARHVDSAVHQFEEWGLPIMRDPETGRYQREGKWQIMIHGESYKPIVAEAARKSADKIDNRIMVTHLLMDESRPNTVGGAIGFNVRTGDLHVYKAKTVIIGAGGASHIFKPRSVGEGMGRTWYAPWSSASAYALPIQVGAKMTQMENRIVLARFKDGYGPVGAYFLHLKTYTQNAYGEEYESKWYDELKSMVGPYIDHHPTPTCLRNHAFVREVAAGRGPIHMVTKEAFQDPHKETVGWENFLGMTVGQAVVWASQDIDPKYVNPELTTSEPYVMGSHATCSGAWASGPEDISPDEYFWGYNRMMTVEGLFGAGDALGGTAHAFSSGSFTEGRLAAKAAVKYVRDHANDRVNVSEKQIEELREQIYKPLENYEIGRNEIVAGTVSPSYILPIHGLQRLEKIMDEYAGGITVNYMTNEPLLKRGLEHLRILQEDLEHIGAEDLHQLQRAWELKHRALASECVVHHTLFRQETRWPGYYYRGDHPQLDDDNWHVLTVSRRDPESGEWTMEKAPVYHIVD; encoded by the coding sequence ATGGGCTTCAATACGGTTTTCGAAGAGTGCGATATTTTGGTGGTCGGCGGCGGCATGGGGGGCACCGGTGCCGCCTACGAAGCCCGCTACTGGGGGCGCGACCTGAAAATCGTGGTGGCTGAGAAGGCCAACATCGATCGCAGTGGCGCCGTGGCCCAGGGCCTGTACGCCATCAACTGCTACATGGGCATGCGTTGGGGCGAGAATCAGCCCGAGGATCACGTACGTTATGCACGGAATGACCTGATGGGCATGGTGCGCGAGGACCTTGCCTATGACATGGCCCGACACGTGGATTCCGCGGTTCACCAGTTCGAAGAGTGGGGTCTGCCCATCATGCGCGATCCGGAGACGGGCCGTTACCAGCGTGAGGGCAAGTGGCAGATCATGATCCACGGCGAGAGTTACAAGCCGATCGTCGCCGAGGCCGCGCGCAAGTCCGCCGACAAGATCGACAACCGCATCATGGTGACGCACCTGTTGATGGATGAGAGCAGGCCGAACACGGTAGGCGGTGCCATCGGCTTTAATGTGCGCACGGGCGATCTGCATGTGTACAAGGCCAAGACGGTCATCATCGGCGCCGGTGGTGCCTCGCACATCTTCAAGCCGCGCTCGGTGGGCGAGGGGATGGGACGGACCTGGTATGCGCCCTGGAGTAGTGCCTCGGCCTATGCGCTGCCGATTCAGGTCGGCGCCAAGATGACCCAGATGGAGAACCGCATCGTCCTGGCCCGTTTCAAGGACGGGTACGGTCCGGTCGGTGCCTACTTCCTGCATCTCAAGACCTATACGCAGAACGCCTACGGCGAAGAGTATGAGTCCAAGTGGTATGACGAACTGAAGTCGATGGTGGGTCCCTATATCGATCACCACCCGACTCCCACGTGCCTGCGTAATCACGCCTTCGTACGGGAAGTGGCGGCCGGCCGCGGCCCCATCCACATGGTGACGAAGGAAGCGTTCCAGGATCCGCACAAGGAGACCGTGGGCTGGGAAAACTTCCTCGGCATGACCGTGGGCCAGGCAGTCGTGTGGGCATCCCAGGATATCGATCCGAAATACGTCAATCCCGAACTGACCACCTCGGAGCCCTACGTGATGGGTTCCCACGCCACCTGTTCCGGGGCCTGGGCCAGCGGACCGGAGGATATCTCTCCCGACGAGTATTTCTGGGGTTACAACCGGATGATGACCGTGGAGGGGCTGTTCGGTGCCGGCGACGCACTGGGGGGCACGGCGCATGCGTTCTCCTCGGGTTCATTCACCGAGGGCCGACTCGCTGCCAAGGCGGCGGTCAAATATGTCAGGGACCACGCCAACGACAGGGTCAATGTCTCCGAAAAGCAGATCGAGGAGTTGCGCGAACAGATCTACAAACCACTCGAGAACTACGAGATCGGACGCAACGAGATCGTCGCCGGTACCGTTTCGCCCAGCTATATCCTGCCGATCCACGGTCTGCAGCGCCTCGAGAAAATCATGGACGAGTATGCCGGCGGCATCACGGTCAACTACATGACCAACGAGCCCCTGCTCAAACGCGGGCTGGAGCATCTGCGGATCCTGCAAGAAGACCTGGAACACATCGGGGCTGAAGACCTGCATCAGTTGCAGCGTGCCTGGGAGCTCAAGCACCGGGCACTCGCTTCGGAGTGTGTCGTTCATCACACGCTGTTCCGCCAGGAGACGCGTTGGCCGGGTTACTACTACCGTGGCGACCACCCGCAACTGGACGATGATAACTGGCATGTCCTTACCGTTTCGCGGCGTGACCCGGAATCCGGTGAGTGGACCATGGAGAAGGCCCCGGTCTATCACATCGTGGACTAG